One window of Phycisphaeraceae bacterium genomic DNA carries:
- the pstA gene encoding phosphate ABC transporter permease PstA has protein sequence MPGSFAEFRRRSISSIMFGLCAGGAALIVAILLLVIGYLVWIGVASLSWEFLTSVPTGDVAHPGGMRHAIDGTIILVALASAVGVPIGVLAGIYLSEYPGEHVVTNPLRFIADVLAGVPSIVVGILGYELVVVPVSRWTQSSVSFSGYAGAAALAFIMIPIVARTTEEMLRLVPKTFREGSLALGATRAQTIFRVVLPGAFGGVATGIMLAMGRIAGETAPLLFTALGSRLLTHNPAEPFPSLTLQIYTYATGPYPEQKRLAWAGILVLLFMLFVVNLSIRLVASRHARFRVGV, from the coding sequence TTGCCCGGCTCGTTCGCGGAATTCCGAAGGCGCTCGATCAGCTCGATCATGTTCGGGCTGTGCGCCGGCGGCGCGGCGCTCATTGTCGCGATTCTGCTGCTGGTGATCGGCTATCTCGTCTGGATCGGCGTCGCATCGCTCTCGTGGGAGTTCCTGACTTCGGTGCCGACGGGCGATGTGGCGCACCCCGGCGGCATGCGCCATGCGATTGACGGAACGATCATCCTCGTCGCGCTCGCGTCCGCGGTCGGTGTCCCGATCGGCGTACTCGCGGGGATCTATCTGTCGGAGTATCCGGGCGAACACGTTGTCACCAATCCGCTACGGTTCATCGCCGATGTTCTTGCCGGCGTCCCGAGCATCGTGGTCGGAATTCTCGGCTACGAGCTCGTGGTCGTTCCGGTTTCGCGCTGGACCCAGAGTTCGGTTTCGTTCAGCGGATACGCGGGCGCAGCGGCGCTCGCGTTCATCATGATCCCGATCGTGGCGCGCACGACCGAAGAAATGCTGCGGCTCGTTCCCAAGACGTTCCGCGAGGGCTCGCTGGCGCTCGGCGCAACGCGTGCGCAGACGATTTTCCGCGTTGTTCTTCCAGGCGCGTTCGGAGGCGTTGCCACGGGGATCATGCTCGCGATGGGTCGTATCGCGGGTGAGACGGCGCCGCTGCTATTCACCGCGCTTGGAAGCCGGTTGCTCACGCACAACCCGGCAGAACCGTTTCCGTCGCTGACGCTCCAGATCTACACCTACGCCACCGGACCATATCCGGAGCAGAAACGATTGGCGTGGGCCGGTATTCTCGTCCTCTTGTTCATGTTGTTCGTGGTCAATCTTTCGATCCGCCTAGTTGCCTCGCGTCACGCGCGTTTTCGAGTTGGTGTGTAG
- the pstC gene encoding phosphate ABC transporter permease subunit PstC, translated as MTTHAVATPADRPKGWSREAMSAPPGSGGQTGVARSAHLGDAALGWACRLSAAIVFLMLISLIAVLVHSAWPAIRQFGFGFLVSTEWRVNELERPMRDATGQVVLIDGEPVMETLAPAFGALPVIWGTAVSSVIALVIAVPISLSAAIFLVRVAPKLRIAGAASFLIEFLAAVPSLAFGIWALFVLAPLFQKYVGPFLQRVLEPIPGFRWMFYETVTVAGRNIERPIPLTGRDLFTGSLILAIMILPIITSVSRDVLKSVPRTQIEGTLALGATWWQSCVAMLRYGRSGLLGAIMLGLARAAGETMAVTMVIGNNSQISPSPFAPAQTMASVLANEFAEASEGLHRAALLYVALILLTMSLVFNVVARRLVVGGISPTGSH; from the coding sequence ATGACGACCCACGCCGTTGCAACGCCCGCCGACCGCCCGAAAGGGTGGTCGCGCGAAGCGATGTCGGCGCCGCCCGGGAGTGGCGGGCAGACCGGAGTCGCACGGAGCGCACATTTGGGTGACGCAGCGCTGGGGTGGGCCTGCCGCCTGAGCGCGGCGATCGTGTTTCTCATGCTGATTTCACTGATCGCCGTGCTGGTTCACTCGGCCTGGCCCGCGATCCGGCAATTCGGCTTCGGGTTTCTGGTTTCGACCGAGTGGCGGGTGAACGAACTCGAGCGGCCGATGCGTGATGCGACCGGGCAGGTCGTTCTCATCGACGGCGAGCCCGTGATGGAGACGCTCGCGCCGGCGTTCGGGGCGTTGCCGGTGATCTGGGGCACGGCGGTGAGTTCGGTGATCGCGCTCGTGATCGCTGTGCCGATCAGCTTGAGCGCCGCGATTTTCCTGGTTCGCGTCGCTCCGAAACTGCGAATCGCGGGCGCGGCATCGTTTCTGATCGAGTTTCTTGCGGCGGTCCCGAGTCTTGCGTTTGGAATCTGGGCGCTGTTCGTTCTCGCGCCGCTCTTTCAGAAATACGTGGGGCCGTTTCTGCAGCGCGTGCTCGAACCGATCCCGGGGTTTCGATGGATGTTCTACGAGACGGTGACCGTCGCTGGTCGGAACATTGAGCGTCCGATTCCTCTGACCGGGCGCGATCTGTTCACCGGCAGCCTGATTCTTGCGATCATGATCCTCCCGATCATCACATCGGTGAGTCGCGATGTGCTGAAGTCGGTGCCGCGTACGCAGATCGAGGGGACGCTCGCTCTGGGCGCGACGTGGTGGCAGAGCTGCGTCGCGATGCTGCGGTACGGGCGGAGCGGATTGCTCGGCGCGATCATGCTGGGGCTTGCGCGTGCGGCGGGAGAGACCATGGCGGTCACGATGGTGATCGGCAACAACAGCCAGATCTCGCCTTCGCCGTTCGCGCCGGCGCAGACGATGGCGAGCGTGCTGGCAAACGAATTTGCCGAGGCGTCGGAGGGGCTGCATCGCGCGGCGCTTCTGTACGTCGCGCTGATTCTGCTCACCATGTCTCTGGTTTTCAATGTCGTTGCACGCCGGCTCGTTGTCGGCGGCATCTCACCGACCGGCAGCCACTAG
- the pstS gene encoding phosphate ABC transporter substrate-binding protein PstS translates to MKSGLIGAVASIAIGGFSVASYPGEIRLSGAGATFPAPLYTRWVSEYQRAHPSVKIDYRSIGSGGGVKALADKTVAFGATDAPLNEKEIAAMGGTDAVVQFPATLGAVVPAYNLPGVKEPLHFTGAVLVDIYLGRISSWDDAQLQKLNPDVKLPKTPITPAFRTDGSGTTHVFTSYLGTQSPVFKAEIGVGKQVKWPLGQGGKGNEGVAAVIQQTVGSIGYIEHNYAIANKISFGAVQNKVGKFVLANAESVSAAGDETSGELRGDILRADAWNAPGEKAYPISAFTYIVLYKHLENIKTQAEAEALLGYLRWTLGPGQKLSEAMYYSPLSEKVRSAALGALNSVTHDGKPVLVQP, encoded by the coding sequence ATGAAATCAGGACTCATCGGAGCCGTCGCCTCGATCGCGATTGGCGGATTTTCGGTCGCGTCCTACCCGGGAGAAATCCGCCTGAGCGGCGCGGGCGCCACGTTTCCGGCACCGCTATACACACGGTGGGTGTCGGAGTATCAACGAGCGCATCCGAGCGTCAAGATCGACTACCGAAGCATCGGATCCGGCGGGGGCGTGAAAGCACTCGCCGACAAAACCGTGGCCTTTGGCGCCACCGACGCGCCTTTGAACGAGAAGGAAATCGCGGCGATGGGCGGGACCGATGCCGTGGTGCAATTCCCCGCGACGCTCGGAGCGGTCGTTCCGGCGTACAACCTTCCGGGAGTGAAAGAACCACTTCATTTCACCGGCGCGGTACTCGTGGATATCTACCTGGGGCGGATCAGCTCGTGGGACGACGCGCAGCTTCAAAAACTGAACCCCGATGTCAAGCTGCCCAAGACTCCGATTACGCCGGCGTTTCGCACGGATGGAAGCGGAACGACGCATGTGTTCACGAGCTATCTTGGAACACAGAGTCCGGTGTTCAAAGCGGAGATCGGGGTCGGCAAGCAGGTGAAATGGCCGCTGGGTCAGGGCGGCAAAGGAAATGAGGGTGTTGCGGCCGTCATCCAGCAGACCGTGGGTTCGATCGGCTACATCGAACACAACTACGCGATTGCGAACAAGATTTCGTTCGGGGCCGTGCAGAACAAAGTCGGCAAGTTCGTGCTCGCGAACGCGGAATCTGTTTCCGCCGCGGGAGACGAGACCTCCGGCGAATTGAGGGGCGATATTCTGCGGGCGGATGCGTGGAATGCACCCGGCGAAAAGGCGTACCCGATCAGCGCTTTCACCTACATCGTGCTGTACAAGCACCTTGAGAACATCAAAACACAGGCAGAGGCCGAGGCGCTGCTGGGTTATTTGCGCTGGACGCTCGGGCCGGGGCAGAAATTGTCCGAGGCGATGTACTACTCGCCGCTTAGCGAGAAAGTCCGGTCGGCGGCGCTCGGCGCGCTCAATTCCGTGACGCACGACGGCAAGCCGGTTCTGGTTCAGCCCTGA
- a CDS encoding HEAT repeat domain-containing protein, with protein sequence MTRSSYRRVNKSGLLAALMLAASAFAMSDADARQAVAPELKTDQGIKAATDGDLLKDFIHFTRIARYDVAGSVGRELLSRNLQPKDFVKLVDSTGETTRFDETVGRAMRVADLEPLAGAMYKLYETGRLEAARDPNEIAENIAKLTGTVQGRVRASARLKAAGEYAVPQLLTALMDRDNPALRSEAQRVLVDIGSQSVIPLATAMIGGDPAMQERLADVLGLIGHRSALPFLADVRMTSSVSNVKAAAERAMNRIDSGSAGASVAELYIQLANRYYNQTRDVTSFPGEEYQLLWHFQPGMGLTMTGIRSSVYHEAMAMRLAERALEIDATSREALAIWLASNLRREIQQPKNYDNPAYPSDRRDAMYFAVTAGAGPMQAVLARAIDAKDTLLARKSISAIEQTAGSKALVESGAYGVSGAARQPLVEALTYPNRRVQYESSLAIGSSQPSNGFSGSDRVVPTLAAAVREASSKYAAILARDIEQYQAIRKILESDGYTVLARGATMAELEGPIAEVPAVDLIVAIDPNPADFPQLITEVRGTSRTAATPILALTIPEAYPELRRRYETETSVAVRPLAISPEAISKSAADLVLAASGGPIGTDEARDYAVRSLGTLRDLALTRNPILPVEESVLPLIKSLGETTGATRQDVAEVLALIPQQRAQVALMDAAVATSGSERVMLLNQVSTSAKRFGNQLEERQVRRVLELARSRDAAESTAAAALAGALNLPNADLLPLILGTESGSK encoded by the coding sequence ATGACCCGCTCTTCCTACCGACGCGTGAACAAGTCTGGACTTCTTGCCGCACTGATGCTGGCTGCGAGCGCATTCGCAATGAGCGACGCCGATGCGCGCCAGGCGGTCGCGCCGGAGTTGAAGACCGATCAGGGAATCAAGGCCGCGACCGACGGCGATCTGCTCAAGGACTTCATTCACTTCACACGGATTGCGCGTTACGACGTGGCGGGGAGCGTCGGGCGCGAGTTGCTCTCGCGGAATCTTCAACCGAAGGACTTCGTGAAGCTGGTTGACTCGACGGGTGAGACGACGCGGTTCGACGAGACGGTGGGGCGCGCGATGCGGGTCGCGGATCTCGAGCCTCTCGCGGGCGCGATGTACAAGTTGTACGAGACCGGAAGGCTGGAAGCGGCGCGCGATCCGAACGAGATCGCCGAGAACATCGCGAAGCTGACCGGTACGGTTCAGGGGCGAGTGCGGGCTTCGGCTCGACTCAAGGCGGCGGGCGAGTATGCGGTGCCGCAGCTATTGACGGCGCTGATGGATCGTGACAATCCCGCACTTCGATCGGAAGCACAGCGCGTGCTCGTCGATATCGGGAGCCAGTCGGTGATTCCGCTGGCGACCGCCATGATCGGCGGCGACCCGGCGATGCAGGAGCGGTTGGCAGACGTGCTGGGGCTGATCGGGCATCGCTCGGCGCTGCCGTTCCTCGCGGACGTGCGGATGACCTCTTCGGTTTCGAATGTGAAGGCCGCGGCCGAGCGTGCGATGAACCGCATCGATTCGGGTTCGGCCGGCGCGAGCGTGGCGGAGTTGTACATTCAGTTGGCCAACCGGTATTACAACCAGACGCGCGACGTGACTAGTTTCCCGGGCGAGGAGTACCAGCTTTTGTGGCACTTCCAGCCGGGCATGGGACTCACCATGACGGGGATTCGCTCGAGTGTCTACCACGAGGCGATGGCGATGCGTCTGGCCGAGCGGGCGCTCGAGATCGACGCCACGAGCCGCGAAGCGCTCGCGATCTGGCTCGCTTCGAACCTCCGGCGTGAGATCCAGCAGCCGAAGAACTACGACAACCCGGCGTATCCGAGCGATCGTCGCGACGCCATGTATTTCGCCGTGACGGCGGGCGCCGGGCCGATGCAGGCGGTGCTGGCCCGGGCGATCGACGCGAAGGACACGTTGCTTGCGCGCAAGTCGATCTCGGCGATCGAGCAGACGGCGGGGAGCAAGGCGCTGGTTGAGTCCGGCGCATACGGAGTTTCGGGTGCGGCGCGTCAGCCGCTCGTCGAAGCTTTGACGTATCCGAATCGGCGCGTTCAGTATGAATCGTCGCTTGCGATCGGCAGTTCGCAGCCGTCGAACGGGTTCTCCGGCAGCGACCGCGTCGTCCCGACGCTTGCCGCGGCGGTCCGTGAGGCTTCGAGCAAGTACGCGGCGATTCTCGCCCGCGACATCGAGCAGTACCAGGCGATCCGCAAGATCCTCGAGAGCGACGGCTACACCGTCCTCGCCCGCGGCGCGACGATGGCCGAACTCGAAGGGCCGATTGCGGAAGTTCCGGCGGTCGACCTGATCGTCGCCATCGATCCGAATCCCGCGGACTTTCCGCAGTTGATCACCGAAGTGCGCGGGACTTCGCGCACCGCGGCGACTCCGATTCTCGCCTTGACCATTCCCGAGGCCTATCCGGAGCTGCGCCGGCGCTACGAGACTGAAACGAGCGTCGCGGTTCGTCCGCTTGCCATTTCGCCGGAAGCGATTTCGAAGTCGGCGGCAGATCTGGTGCTCGCGGCATCCGGAGGTCCGATCGGAACCGACGAGGCGCGAGACTACGCGGTCCGCTCGCTCGGTACTCTGCGCGACCTCGCTTTGACACGAAACCCGATTCTGCCGGTGGAGGAGTCGGTGCTGCCTCTGATCAAGTCGCTGGGCGAGACGACCGGCGCGACTCGCCAGGATGTGGCCGAGGTGCTCGCGTTGATCCCGCAGCAACGAGCGCAGGTCGCGCTGATGGACGCCGCGGTTGCCACCTCGGGTTCCGAGCGGGTCATGCTGCTCAATCAGGTTTCGACAAGCGCGAAGCGTTTCGGGAATCAGCTTGAAGAGCGTCAGGTTCGCCGGGTGCTCGAGCTCGCACGGAGCCGAGACGCGGCGGAATCGACCGCTGCGGCGGCCCTCGCGGGGGCGCTCAATCTGCCGAATGCCGATCTGCTCCCGCTGATTCTTGGGACCGAATCCGGCTCGAAGTGA